A part of Cryptococcus neoformans var. grubii H99 chromosome 6, complete sequence genomic DNA contains:
- a CDS encoding ubiquitin-conjugating enzyme E2 G2, with protein sequence MFGNNNSRSQSSTATRRLMKEYRDLTADPLQDTITAGPVSEDNMLEWEALIQGPEGTPYEGGVFAAKLVFPSDYPLNPFTMTFDPPLLHPNIYPNGLVCISILHPPGDDPMQYESASERWSPVQGVRSVLLSVLSMLAEPNIESGADIECCKLYRDNKPEFERRVREQVKNLLGI encoded by the exons ATGTTTGGCAACAACAACTCTCGATCACAATCCTCCACGGCTACCCGAAG ACTGATGAAGGAGTATCGCGACTTAACCGCCGATCCTCTACAAGATACAATCACCGCCGGTCCAGTGTCGGAAGATAACATGCTAGAATGGGAAGCTTTGATCCAAGGTCCGGAGGGCACTCCTTAT GAAGGGGGGGTCTTTGCGGCAAAACTTGTCTTC CCATCTGATTATCCCCTTAATCCTTTCACTATGACTTTCGACCCTCCACTCCTGCATCCCAATA TCTACCCCAATGGCCTTGTTTGTATTTCaattctccatcctccgGGAGACGATCCTATGCAGTATGAGTCTGCTTCCGAACGGTGGTCCCCCGTACAAGGAGTGAGAAGCGTACTTCTCAGTGTTCTGAGTATGCTAGCTGAGCCTAATATTGAAAGTGGTGCAGACATAGAG TGCTGCAAACTTTACAGGGACAATAAGCCCGAATTTGAAAGACGAGTGCGAGAGCAAGTAAAGAATCTTCTGGGTATATAG
- a CDS encoding cytoskeleton assembly control protein, which produces MFGRHNADYDDYPTVRAAASGSSHQPTRPVDKEKTEAELSVNIKKATSPEETAPKQKHVRKCIVYTWDYHSSLSVWNGLRTQPILADEVQTFKALIVVHKLLQEGHPVTLKEAHAQTGWLETCGRTVGDSGKGYGALIKAYTSFLLAKLRFHRHHPEFNGLFEYEEYISLKNIDDPNEGYETITDLMTLQDQIESFQKLIFAHFRGSANNECRISALVPLVKESFGIYKFITSMLRAMHRRTDAADALLPLRERYNAQHYNLRRFYYECSNLKYLTGLINVPKLGQEPPNLIDNGVAPELPERPTTDKRPERKETPRPSSPQATQGEIDEQRRMLEEYERKQSALVAQRESDQRRQEEEKRRQEAEYAEQQRLQQERETQAQHQLQEQLLRDQMSQQWTQQQAGQAAQLQQEMLAMRGQYERDQMLLEQYDRRVKALEQELGSIGVNIGAQMSAKDELIAQLQQQIETWKNKYEALAKLYSQLRTEHLDLLNKTKGFQLKANSAQEAVDKMERMERDVKAKNLELADMIRERDRARYDLDRLKSSHREETDRIKRDLAFANERAEDASRHKSSEVSDVMSRYNRQLTELEDSLRAKQLQIDDLLRKLDEKQAEVQHVMDEKEQELAIMQEGMDSTLKQLGDLKLTQGETNQALDAQIDTLILDHRKELNVIIDSILQACMQKVDDAIYELEAPMQTGNTTATPEYTLSMIEKAMTNATEFASTFNLYLSKKSGGGQVDVIKTANEFCQALCETLVSSKGITRFAETDDSSEKLVKVAKDAGDAGYRFFLNLQSFRLLAGGKNEEAALRNNAETRSALSKLSDTVEKFVPKAKTTLTQANGDIGDIVTQEMQNAAKAIEEATQRIQVLMARPKNVSKYDSLDIQVHDAILQATLAITNAIGRLIQAATESQEEIVKEGKGTSTTQQFYKRNNRWTEGLISAAKAVAYATGLLIESADGVISGTHSLEQLIVASNEVSAATAQLVAASRVKASLMSKSQQLLELAAKAVTDACKALVKQVKLISNKQSDDEVVDYKSMPSHEFKVREMEQQVEILKLEKELGAARRRLGEMRRAGYHQETD; this is translated from the exons AT GTTCGGCCGCCACAATGCCGACTACGACGACTATCCCACCGTGCGAGCTGCGGCCAGTGGTTCCAGTCATCAGCCCACCAGGCCTGTagacaaggagaagactgAAGCAGAGCTCAGTGTCAACATAAAGAAGGCTACTAGCCCTGAAGAAACAGCTCCTA AGCAGAAACACGTCAGGA AATGCATCGTATATACTTGGGACTATCACTCCTCTTTGTCCGTCTGGAATGGTCTCCGAACCCAGCCTATTTTGGCCGATGAGGTACAGACATTCAAAGCTCTCATTGTCGTCCATAAGCTCCTTCAAGAGGGTCACCCCGTC ACCTTGAAAGAAGCGCATGCCCAAACTGGATGGCTCGAAACTTGCGGGCGAACAGTTGGAGATTCTGGTAAGGGGTACGGTGCCCTGATTAAGGCGTACACCTCGTTTCTTTTGGCTAAGCTCAGATTCCATCGGCATCATCCCGAATTTAATGGACTGTTCGAGTACGAGGAGTATATCAGTTTGAAAAATATCGATGATCCCAACGAAGG CTACGAGACCATCACCGACTTGATGACTCTTCAAGACCAAATTGAATCGTTCCAGAAACTCATCTTTGCTCACTTCCGAGGCTCAGCCAATAACGAATGTCGAATTTCGGCTTTGGTGCCGCTTGTGAAGGAAAGCTTCGGCATCTACAAGTTTATCACAAGCATGCTCCGCGCCATGCATCGAC GGACTGATGCTGCCGatgcccttcttccattgaGGGAGCGTTACAATGCCCAGCATTATAATCTTCGCCGCTTTTACTACGAATGTAGTAATCTCAAATACCTCACCGGTCTCATCAATGTCCCAAAACTTGGCCAG GAACCACCTAACCTTATTGATAACGGGGTTGCCCCCGAACTCCCGGAGAGACCGACTACGGATAAGCGACctgaaaggaaagaaacgCCACgaccctcttctcctcaagctACTCAAGGCGAAATTGATGAACAACGACGCATGTTGGAAGAATATGAAAGGAAACAATCTGCCCTTGTGGCACAACGGGAGTCTGACCAACGTCGccaagaggaggaaaagcgCCGTCAAGAGGCTGAGTACGCCGAACAGCAGCGTTTACAACAAGAGCGTGAGACACAAGCTCAGCATCAGTTGCAAGAACAGCTGCTTCGCGACCAGATGAGTCAGCAATGGACTCAACAGCAGGCAGGACAGGCAGCTCAGCTCCAGCAAGAAATGCTTGCCATGCGCGGACAGTACGAACGTGACCAGATGTTACTAGAGCAGTATGACCGGCGTGTAAAAGCTTTGGAGCAAGAACTCGGTTCCATTGGTGTCAATATTGGTGCCCAAATGTCTGCCAAAGACGAGCTTATCGCTCAGCTTCAGCAGCAGATTGAGACCTGGAAAAATAAATACGAAGCATTGGCCAAACTTTATTCGCAGTTGCGCACGGAACACCTCGATCTCCTAAACAAGACCAAAGGTTTCCAACTCAAGGCCAACTCTGCACAGGAAGCTGTCGATaagatggagagaatggaaagagatgtAAAGGCGAAAAATCTGGAGTTGGCAGACATGATTAGGGAAAGGGATAGGGCGAGGTATGACCTTGACCGCCTCAAGTCT AGCCATCGGGAGGAAACTGATCGCATCAAGCGCGATTTAGCTTTCGCTAACGAGCGTGCTGAGGACGCATCTCGACACAAAAGCTCTGAAGTGTCCGACGTCATGTCCAGATACAACAGACAGCTCACAGAACTTGAGGACTCTCTGCGG GCCAAGCAATTGCAGATCGACGATCTACTTAGGAAACTTGACGAGAAACAGGCTGAGGTTCAACATGTCATGGACGAAAAGGAACAGGAACTCGCAATCATGCAAGAAGGCATGGACTCTACTCTTAAGCAGCTTGGTGACCTCAAGCTT ACCCAAGGCGAGACGAACCAAGCCCTCGACGCTCAAATCGATACTCTCATTCTTGACCATCGGAAAGAACTCAACGTCATCATCGACTCTATCCTCCAAGCTTGCATGCAAAAAGTCGACGACGCCATTTACGAGCTTGAAGCACCTATGCAAACTGGGAATACTACTGCCACTCCCGAATATACACTGTCAATGATTGAAAAAGCTATGACCAACGCGACCGAATTTGCTTCGACGTTCAATCTATATCTGTCCAAAAAGAGCGGCGGAGGACAAGTCGACGTCATCAAAACGGCAAATGAATTTTGTCAGGCCCTTTGCGAAACCCTTGTTAGCTCTAAGGGTATCACTCGATTCGCCGAAACCGACGATTCTTCGGAAAAGCTGGTTAAGGTAGCAAAGGATGCAGGTGATGCGGGATACAgattcttcctcaacttgCAATCATTCCGATTACTGGCTGGCGGGAAAAACGAGGAGGCGGCTCTGAGGAACAATGCCGAAACCCGAAGCGCGCTATCGAAACTGTCCGATACGGTCGAAAAGTTTGTTCCCAAGGCCAAGACTACCTTGACCCAAGCCAATGGTGACATTGGTGACATCGTCACTCAAGAGATGCAGAACGCTGCCAAGGCAATTGAAGAAGCCACTCAGCGTATTCAGGTGCTCATGGCTCGACCAAAGAATGTCAGCAAGTATGATTCTCTTGACATTCAAGTGCACGATGCGATATTGCAAGCCACTCTTGCCATCACCAATGCCATTGGTCGGCTCATTCAGGCTGCCACCGAGAGCCAGGAAGAGATAGTCAAAGAGGGTAAAGGGACTAGCACCACTCAGCAGTTTTACAAGAGAAACAATCGCTGGACTGAAGGACTTATCTCCGCTGCCAAAGCCGTGGCGTATGCCACTGGTTTACTTATTGAAAGCGCCGATGGTGTCATTTCGGGGACTCACTCCCTTGAGCAGCTCATTGTGGCTTCAAACGAAGTTTCGGCGGCCACTGCTCAGCTTGTCGCCGCATCGCGAGTCAAGGCTTCACTCATGTCCAAAAGCCAACAGCTTCTAGAGCTTGCTGCAAAAGCCGTCACGGATGCCTGTAAAGCTCTTGTGAAACAGGTTAAACTCATCTCTAACAAGCAGAGCGATGATGAAGTCGTTGACTACAAGTCTATGCCTTCACATGAATTTAAAGTGCGCGAAATGGAGCAACAAGTAGAAATATtgaagctggagaaggagctAGGCGCGGCTAGAAGAAGGTTGGGTGAAATGCGCAGAGCTGGGTATCATCAGGAGACGGATTGA
- a CDS encoding protein phosphatase — MAPFDLDACIDRLRNKQLLGEALIREICEKTKEVLMRESNVVHVSSPVTVVGDIHGQFHDLIEIFRIGGAAPNTNYLFLGDYVDRGLHSVETISLLTCLKLRYPERIQLIRGNHESRAVTQTYGFYLECTRKYGSPAVWQYFTDMFDYLTLSVVIDDAIFCVHGGLSPSIHQIDQIKIIDRFREIPHEGPMADLVWSDPDPEKEDFAISPRGAGYTFGASIVKKFLHLNNMNHVLRAHQLCMEGYSVLYNDQLSTVWSAPNYCYRCGNMASILEVSPGGRRFFNVFSAAPENERDGPSQQQPGKQIEYFL, encoded by the exons ATGGCACCGTTCGACCTCGATGCGTGCATCGATCGTCTTCGCAACAAACAGCTTCTCGGCGAGGCTCTGATCCGCGAGATCTGCGAGAAAACCAAAGAAGTATTGATGCGCGAGAGCAATGTTGTCCATGTCTCGTCGCCTGTTACTGTCGTCGGCGACATTCACGGGCAGTTCCACGACTTGATCGAAATATTTCGGATAGGAGGGGCGGCACCCAATACCAATTATCTTTTCCTAG GAGATTATGTCGACCGAGGGCTACACTCTGTAGAGACTATATCACTCCTCACTTGTCTCAAGCTTCGTTACCCTGAACGCATCCAGCTTATTCGAGGGAATCACGAGTCCAGAGCCGTTACTCAG ACATACGGCTTTTATCTTGAATGTACTAGAAAATACGGATCACCTGCCGTATGGCAGTACTTTACCGACATGTTTGATTATCTCACGCTTAGCGTGGTAATCGACGATGCTATTTTCTGTGTACATGGAGGCCTAAGTCCTTCTATACACCAGATTGACCAGATCAAGATTATCGACAGGTTTAGAGAAATACCACATGAAGGCCCAATGGCTGATTTGGTATGGTCAGATCCCGATCCtgagaaagaagacttTGCAATAAGTCCCAG GGGGGCTGGCTATACGTTTGGCGCCTCCATTGTCAAAaaattccttcatctcaaTAATATGAACCATGTACTGCGCGCCCACCAGCTCTGTATGGAAGGATATTCTGTACTTTATAATGATCAACTCAGCACTGTTTGGAGTGCCCCAAATTATTGTTATAG GTGCGGTAATATGGCGAGTATTCTGGAGGTATCTCcaggtggaagaaggttCTTCAACGTATTCAGCGCAGCGCCCGAAAATGAG CGTGACGGTCCGAGTCAACAACAGCCAGGAAAG CAAATCGAATACTTTCTCTGA